A genomic stretch from Microcebus murinus isolate Inina chromosome 19, M.murinus_Inina_mat1.0, whole genome shotgun sequence includes:
- the ZNF646 gene encoding zinc finger protein 646 isoform X2 yields MEDTPLSLSCSDCQRHFPSVPELSRHRELLHPSSNQDSEEADSVPRPYRCQQCGRGYRHPGSLVNHRRTHETGLFPCTTCGKDFTNPMALKSHMRTHAPEGRRRRRPPRHKEATPCLQGETVPTDSWGQRLRPGEGWENQTKHTEETPDCESGPDPRAALGTWEDPPTGQREGWESQPDPGEGAEAWEPATNPARAPPLPTPASSLLSNLEQYLAESVVNFTGGQEPTQSPPAEEERRYKCSQCGKTYKHAGSLTNHRQSHTLGVYPCAICFKEFSNLMALKNHSRLHAQYRPYHCPHCPRAFRLPRELLEHQQSHEGEKQEPLWEEKRIPTTNGHIEESSPDQLRSMQILNGTGELSTSGELEDGGLEEYRPFRCGDCGRTYRHAGSLINHRKSHQTGVYPCSICSKQLFNAAALKNHVRAHHRPRQGVGEDAQPSVSPASLLLADTADKEKEIPTTMLDHRPYKCNECGRAYRHRGSLVNHRHSHRTGEYQCSLCPRKYPNLMALRNHVRVHCKAARRSADPGTEGPPSHLKVELPPDPVGAEAAPHTDQEHVCKNEEETTDIPPIADRRAPQICSICGMLFEDAESLEHHGLTHGEGENSRTDTKVSPSRAFACRDCGKSYRHSGSLINHRQTHQTGDFSCGACAKHFHTMAAMKNHLRRHSRRRSKRHWKRAGSAGAGGQGKLPSGKNWAQELEDHNSLDSPQDPSGASPCGAKGESGRDCLQAESKGFKSGFERDESCFQGDKNTGTEEGLERKEACFLDNLDIPVDEESNGTRFCDGLTGVDKDQKPLTGQPHSSFHSAEVVAGWQAEDAHTCSDCGHSFPHATGLLSHRPCHPPGIYQCSLCPKEFDSLPALRSHFQNHGPGEAASAQPFLCCLCGMIFPGRAGYRLHRRQAHNCSGMTEGSEEEGEEEGATEAASTESPPLQLSEAELLNQLQREVEALDGAGYGHICGCCGQTYDDLGSLERHHQSQNSGTNTDKAPSPLEASGDATKMVADGVLEGTVTSVSGEDGDTKSEEGVGATVVDSLCVQGDESLLEAQPRPFRCNQCGKTYRHGGSLVNHRKIHQTGEFICPVCSRCYPNLAAYRNHLRNHPRCKGSEPQVGPIAEAGGISEPQNMAEEGPGLAEVDKLQEELKVEPLEEVARVKEEAWEETTVKGEETEPRLETAEKGCQTEASAERPFSCEVCGRSYKHAGSLINHRQSHQTGHFGCQACSKGFSNLMSLKNHRRIHADPRRFRCSECGKAFRLRKQLASHQRVHVERRGGTRKLTREDRPFRCGQCGRTYRHAGSLLNHRRSHETGQYSCPTCPKTYSNRMALKDHQRLHSESRRRRAGRSRRSTVRCALCGRGFPSRGSLERHLREHEEKTERELASGLGGPNGTEGSEGNLANDHVLGGRLGGVESVLQLEDRAVRPGEHNQSPIRAADSEATEPLSWGMGKADGWQGDKGLVNHEGGWVSQGQVLTKPDESEDSVPRSPCHLGDSQSNGPSLSHMDSWDNGDNSSQLQPESHPSSCSQCGKTYRQSGSPLNHQNTHKTDRHYCLLCSKEFLNPVATKSHSHNHIDAQTFACPDCGKAFQSHHELASHLQAHAGGHSQVPAQTEEARGPKAGTVEDKVSLTGQGKAQEAPSEAPRPSGENAERASGEQGAKSMVAEDKERPFRCAQCGRSYRHAGSLLNHQKAHTTGLYPCSLCPKLLPNLLSLKNHGRTHTDPKRHRCSICGKAFRTAARLEGHGRVHAPREGPFTCPHCPRHFRRRISFLQHQQQHQEEWTVASSGAGASLVGLGDKLSTPKTRDPACPQP; encoded by the exons ATGGAGGACACGCCCCTCTCACTCAGCTGCTCTGACTGTCAGCGCCACTTTCCTAGTGTCCCGGAACTGTCAAGGCACCGAGAACTGCTCCATCCATCTTCCAACCAGGACAGTGAGGAGGCTGACAGCGTCCCTCGGCCCTACCGCTGTCAACAGTGCGGGCGGGGCTACCGTCACCCAGGAAGCCTAGTCAACCACCGCCGGACCCATGAGACTGGCCTTTTCCCCTGTACCACTTGTGGCAAGGACTTCACCAATCCCATGGCTCTCAAGAGCCACATGAGGACTCATGCTCCTGAGGGCCGCCGCAGGCGCAGACCCCCACGCCACAAAGAAGCCACTCCATGCCTCCAGGGTGAGACAGTGCCTACTGACTCCTGGGGCCAGAGGCTTCGCCCTGGGGAAGGCTGGGAAAACCAGACAAAACATACCGAAGAGACACCTGACTGTGAGTCTGGACCTGACCCCAGGGCAGCTTTGGGTACTTGGGAAGATCCACCCACTGGACAAAGAGAAGGCTGGGAAAGCCAGCCAGATCCTGGGGAGGGTGCAGAGGCCTGGGAGCCTGCCACCAACCCTGCCAGagccccacctctccccaccccagccagcaGCCTTCTTAGCAATTTGGAACAGTATTTGGCTGAATCAGTAGTGAACTTTACAGGAGGCCAAGAGCCCACTCAGTCCCCTCCTGCTGAGGAGGAGCGGCGGTACAAGTGCAGTCAGTGTGGCAAGACCTACAAGCATGCTGGGAGCCTCACCAACCATCGCCAGAGCCACACCCTGGGTGTCTACCCTTGTGCCATCTGCTTCAAGGAGTTCTCTAACCTCATGGCTCTGAAGAACCACTCACGACTCCATGCTCAGTATCGGCCTTACCACTGTCCCCACTGCCCTCGTGCTTTCCGGCTCCCCCGGGAGTTGCTAGAACACCAGCAGTCCCATGAGGGTGAAAAGCAGGAGCCActgtgggaagagaaaaggatTCCCACCACCAATGGGCACATAGAAGAGAGCAGCCCGGACCAGCTCCGTAGTATGCAGATACTCAATGGCACTGGAGAACTCAGCACTTCTGGGGAGCTGGAGGATGGTGGCCTGGAAGAATACCGGCCTTTCCGCTGTGGGGACTGTGGGCGTACTTACCGCCATGCTGGGAGTCTCATCAACCATCGAAAGAGCCACCAGACAGGTGTCTATCCCTGTTCAATCTGTTCTAAGCAGCTGTTCAATGCGGCTGCCCTCAAAAACCACGTGCGGGCTCACCACAGACCCCGGCAAGGAGTTGGGGAAGATGCTCAGCCATCAGTGTCGCCAGCTTCCTTGCTGCTGGCTGACACTGCcgacaaagagaaagagatccCCACCACCATGCTGGACCATCGGCCCTATAAGTGCAATGAGTGTGGTCGGGCTTACCGCCACCGAGGGAGCCTGGTGAACCATCGCCACAGCCATCGGACAGGAGAGTACCAGTGCTCGCTCTGTCCCCGAAAGTACCCCAACCTTATGGCCCTGCGCAACCATGTGCGGGTACATTGTAAGGCTGCTCGCCGAAGTGCAGACCCAGGAACTGAGGGCCCTCCCAGCCACCTCAAGGTGGAACTCCCACCTGACCCAGTGGGAGCAGAGGCAGCCCCACACACAGATCAGGAGCATGTGtgcaaaaatgaagaagagaccACTGATATCCCCCCAATAGCAGATAGGAGAGCACCACAGATATGTAGCATCTGTGGGATGCTATTTGAAGATGCTGAGAGCCTTGAACATCATGGCCTGACTCATGGGGAAGGGGAAAATAGCAGGACAGATACCAAGGTGTCGCCTTCTCGGGCATTTGCCTGCCGAGACTGTGGAAAGAGCTATCGCCACTCTGGTAGCCTTATCAACCACAGGCAGACCCACCAGACAGGGGACTTCAGTTGTGGAGCCTGTGCCAAGCACTTCCACACCATGGCTGCCATGAAGAACCATTTGCGACGCCATAGTCGGCGGCGGAGCAAGCGGCATTGGAAGCGGGCTGGCAGTGCTGGTGCGGGGGGACAAGGCAAACTCCCATCAGGGAAGaactgggcccaggagttggaagacCATAACAGTCTGGATTCTCCCCAAGACCCTTCAGGGGCAAGTCCTTGTGGGGCCAAAGGGGAAAGTGGTAGGGACTGTTTGCAGGCTGAATCCAAAGGGTTCAAGAGTGGGTTTGAGAGGGATGAGTCCTGTTTCCAGGGTGATAAGAACACAGGCACTGAGGAAGGACTGGAAAGGAAGGAGGCCTGTTTCCTTGACAACTTGGATATTCCAGTAGATGAAGAAAGCAACGGGACTCGCTTCTGCGATGGCCTCACTGGGGTGGACAAAGACCAGAAACCACTCACTGGCCAGCCCCATTCATCTTTTCACTCTGCTGAAGTTGTTGCCGGTTGGCAGGCTGAGGATGCTCACACGTGTTCTGACTGTGGGCATTCCTTCCCCCATGCTACTGGCCTCCTGAGTCACAGGCCCTGTCACCCACCAGGCATCTATCAGTGCTCCCTCTGCCCAAAGGAGTTTGACTCTCTGCCTGCCCTACGCAGCCACTTCCAGAACCATGGGCCTGGGGAGGCAGCCTCAGCACAGCCTTTCCTCTGCTGCCTCTGTGGCATGATCTTCCCTGGGCGGGCGGGCTATAGGCTTCACCGGCGCCAGGCTCACAACTGCTCTGGCATGACTGAGGGctcagaggaggagggggaagaggaaggagccaCAGAGGCTGCCTCTACTGAGAGTCCACCACTGCAGCTCTCGGAAGCAGAGCTCCTCAATCAGCTGCAGCGGGAGGTGGAGGCGCTGGATGGAGCAGGTTATGGACACATCTGTGGCTGCTGTGGCCAGACCTACGATGACCTAGGGAGCCTGGAGCGTCACCACCAGAGTCAAAATTCTGGGACTAACACAGACAAGGCTCCCAGCCCCTTGGAAGCATCAGGTGATGCCACAAAAATGGTTGCAGATGGTGTCTTAGAGGGCACAGTGACCTCTGTCTCTGGAGAGGATGGAGACACAAAGTCTGAAGAGGGAGTAGGTGCCACAGTGGTCGACAGCCTCTGCGTGCAGGGTGATGAAAGTTTGCTAGAGGCTCAGCCCCGCCCTTTCCGCTGCAACCAGTGTGGCAAGACTTACCGCCATGGGGGCAGTCTGGTGAACCATCGTAAGATCCACCAGACTGGAGAATTCATCTGCCCCGTCTGCTCCCGCTGCTACCCCAACCTGGCTGCCTATCGTAATCATCTGCGGAACCATCCTCGCTGCAAAGGCTCAGAGCCCCAGGTGGGGCCCATTGCAGAGGCAGGAGGCATCAGCGAGCCCCAGAACATGGCAGAGGAGGGGCCAGGGCTGGCAGAAGTAGATAAGCTGCAGGAAGAACTTAAAGTGGAgcccctggaggaggtggcaagAGTGAAAGAAGAGGCATGGGAGGAGACCACTGTGAAGGGGGAGGAGACAGAACCGAGGCTGGAAACCGCAGAGAAGGGCTGCCAGACCGAGGCCAGTGCTGAGCGGCCCTTCAGCTGTGAAGTGTGTGGCCGGTCCTACAAGCATGCCGGCAGCCTCATCAACCACCGGCAGAGCCACCAGACTGGCCACTTCGGCTGTCAGGCCTGCTCCAAGGGCTTCTCAAACCTCATGTCCCTCAAGAACCACCGGCGCATCCATGCAGATCCCCGCCGTTTCCGCTGCAGTGAGTGTGGGAAGGCCTTCCGCCTTCGGAAACAGCTGGCCAGCCACCAGCGGGTGCACGTTGAGCGGCGTGGGGGTACCCGAAAGCTGACTCGGGAAGATCGTCCCTTCCGGTGTGGGCAATGTGGACGGACCTACCGCCACGCTGGCAGCCTCCTGAACCACCGGCGCAGCCATGAGACAGGCCAGTACAGCTGCCCCACCTGCCCCAAGACCTACTCCAACCGCATGGCTCTGAAAGACCATCAAAGGCTACACTCAGAGAGTCGGCGGCGGCGGGCTGGACGGTCCCGGAGGTCAACTGTGCGCTGTGCCCTCTGTGGCCGCGGCTTCCCTAGCCGGGGGTCTTTGGAGCGGCATCTGCGAGAGCATGAGGAGAAGACAGAACGGGAGCTGGCCAGTGGTCTGGGAGGCCCAAATGGCACAGAGGGCAGTGAGGGGAACCTGGCCAATGACCATGTTCTAGGGGGCCGATTAGGTGGAGTTGAGTCAGTACTCCAGCTGGAGGACAGAGCTGTGAGGCCAGGGGAGCACAATCAGAGCCCCATCAGGGCAGCAGATTCAGAAGCCACAGAGCCACTGTCCTGGGGCATGGGGAAGGCAGATGGGTGGCAAGGAGACAAGGGACTGGTGAATCATGAAGGAGGTTGGGTTTCTCAGGGTCAGGTACTGACCAAGCCAGATGAATCAGAGGACAGTGTCCCCAGGAGTCCTTGCCACCTTGGTGACAGCCAGTCCAATGGACCTAGTCTCAGTCACATGGATAGCTGGGACAATGGAGACAACAGTTCTCAGCTTCAGCCAGAGAGCCACCCCTCTTCCTGCAGCCAGTGTGGCAAAACCTATCGCCAATCAGGTAGCCCCTTGAATCACCAAAATACCCACAAGACCGACCGACACTATTGCCTGCTCTGCTCCAAGGAGTTCTTGAATCCTGTGGCCACTAAGAGCCACAGCCACAACCACATAGATGCCCAGACCTTTGCTTGCCCTGACTGTGGCAAGGCCTTTCAGTCCCATCATGAACTGGCTAGCCACCTGCAGGCTCATGCTGGGGGCCACAGTCAGGTACCAGCTCAGACAGAGGAGGCCAGAGGTCCCAAAGCTGGAACTGTGGAGGACAAGGTGAGTCTCACTGGTCAAGGGAAAGCCCAGGAGGCCCCATCAGAAGCCCCCAGACCCTCAGGAGAGAATGCTGAGAGAGCTAGCGGAGAGCAAGGAGCAAAGTCCATGGTGGCTGAAGACAAGGAGCGGCCCTTCCGCTGTGCCCAGTGTGGGCGTTCCTACCGCCATGCTGGCAGCCTGCTGAACCACCAAAAGGCCCATACCACGGGACTGTATCCTTGCTCCCTGTGCCCCAAACTTCTACCCAACCTGCTCTCTCTTAAGAACCATGGCAGGACCCACACGGACCCCAAGCGCCACCGCTGCAGTATCTGTGGCAAGGCCTTCCGGACAGCTGCCCGGCTGGAGGGCCATGGGCGGGTCCATGCACCCCGGGAGGGGCCTTTCACCTGCCCCCATTGTCCCCGCCACTTCCGCCGCCGAATCAGCTTCCtgcagcaccagcagcagcaccagGAAGAATGGACAGTGGCCAGCTCTG GGGCAGGGGCCAGTCTTGTGGGGCTTGGAGACAAATTGTCCACCCCCAAAACCAGAGACCCTGCCTGTCCCCAACCATGA
- the ZNF646 gene encoding zinc finger protein 646 isoform X3 — MEDTPLSLSCSDCQRHFPSVPELSRHRELLHPSSNQDSEEADSVPRPYRCQQCGRGYRHPGSLVNHRRTHETGLFPCTTCGKDFTNPMALKSHMRTHAPEGRRRRRPPRHKEATPCLQGETVPTDSWGQRLRPGEGWENQTKHTEETPDCESGPDPRAALGTWEDPPTGQREGWESQPDPGEGAEAWEPATNPARAPPLPTPASSLLSNLEQYLAESVVNFTGGQEPTQSPPAEEERRYKCSQCGKTYKHAGSLTNHRQSHTLGVYPCAICFKEFSNLMALKNHSRLHAQYRPYHCPHCPRAFRLPRELLEHQQSHEGEKQEPLWEEKRIPTTNGHIEESSPDQLRSMQILNGTGELSTSGELEDGGLEEYRPFRCGDCGRTYRHAGSLINHRKSHQTGVYPCSICSKQLFNAAALKNHVRAHHRPRQGVGEDAQPSVSPASLLLADTADKEKEIPTTMLDHRPYKCNECGRAYRHRGSLVNHRHSHRTGEYQCSLCPRKYPNLMALRNHVRVHCKAARRSADPGTEGPPSHLKVELPPDPVGAEAAPHTDQEHVCKNEEETTDIPPIADRRAPQICSICGMLFEDAESLEHHGLTHGEGENSRTDTKVSPSRAFACRDCGKSYRHSGSLINHRQTHQTGDFSCGACAKHFHTMAAMKNHLRRHSRRRSKRHWKRAGSAGAGGQGKLPSGKNWAQELEDHNSLDSPQDPSGASPCGAKGESGRDCLQAESKGFKSGFERDESCFQGDKNTGTEEGLERKEACFLDNLDIPVDEESNGTRFCDGLTGVDKDQKPLTGQPHSSFHSAEVVAGWQAEDAHTCSDCGHSFPHATGLLSHRPCHPPGIYQCSLCPKEFDSLPALRSHFQNHGPGEAASAQPFLCCLCGMIFPGRAGYRLHRRQAHNCSGMTEGSEEEGEEEGATEAASTESPPLQLSEAELLNQLQREVEALDGAGYGHICGCCGQTYDDLGSLERHHQSQNSGTNTDKAPSPLEASGDATKMVADGVLEGTVTSVSGEDGDTKSEEGVGATVVDSLCVQGDESLLEAQPRPFRCNQCGKTYRHGGSLVNHRKIHQTGEFICPVCSRCYPNLAAYRNHLRNHPRCKGSEPQVGPIAEAGGISEPQNMAEEGPGLAEVDKLQEELKVEPLEEVARVKEEAWEETTVKGEETEPRLETAEKGCQTEASAERPFSCEVCGRSYKHAGSLINHRQSHQTGHFGCQACSKGFSNLMSLKNHRRIHADPRRFRCSECGKAFRLRKQLASHQRVHVERRGGTRKLTREDRPFRCGQCGRTYRHAGSLLNHRRSHETGQYSCPTCPKTYSNRMALKDHQRLHSESRRRRAGRSRRSTVRCALCGRGFPSRGSLERHLREHEEKTERELASGLGGPNGTEGSEGNLANDHVLGGRLGGVESVLQLEDRAVRPGEHNQSPIRAADSEATEPLSWGMGKADGWQGDKGLVNHEGGWVSQGQVLTKPDESEDSVPRSPCHLGDSQSNGPSLSHMDSWDNGDNSSQLQPESHPSSCSQCGKTYRQSGSPLNHQNTHKTDRHYCLLCSKEFLNPVATKSHSHNHIDAQTFACPDCGKAFQSHHELASHLQAHAGGHSQVPAQTEEARGPKAGTVEDKVSLTGQGKAQEAPSEAPRPSGENAERASGEQGAKSMVAEDKERPFRCAQCGRSYRHAGSLLNHQKAHTTGLYPCSLCPKLLPNLLSLKNHGRTHTDPKRHRCSICGKAFRTAARLEGHGRVHAPREGPFTCPHCPRHFRRRISFLQHQQQHQEEWTVASSGTGSVLVRMTDGREC, encoded by the exons ATGGAGGACACGCCCCTCTCACTCAGCTGCTCTGACTGTCAGCGCCACTTTCCTAGTGTCCCGGAACTGTCAAGGCACCGAGAACTGCTCCATCCATCTTCCAACCAGGACAGTGAGGAGGCTGACAGCGTCCCTCGGCCCTACCGCTGTCAACAGTGCGGGCGGGGCTACCGTCACCCAGGAAGCCTAGTCAACCACCGCCGGACCCATGAGACTGGCCTTTTCCCCTGTACCACTTGTGGCAAGGACTTCACCAATCCCATGGCTCTCAAGAGCCACATGAGGACTCATGCTCCTGAGGGCCGCCGCAGGCGCAGACCCCCACGCCACAAAGAAGCCACTCCATGCCTCCAGGGTGAGACAGTGCCTACTGACTCCTGGGGCCAGAGGCTTCGCCCTGGGGAAGGCTGGGAAAACCAGACAAAACATACCGAAGAGACACCTGACTGTGAGTCTGGACCTGACCCCAGGGCAGCTTTGGGTACTTGGGAAGATCCACCCACTGGACAAAGAGAAGGCTGGGAAAGCCAGCCAGATCCTGGGGAGGGTGCAGAGGCCTGGGAGCCTGCCACCAACCCTGCCAGagccccacctctccccaccccagccagcaGCCTTCTTAGCAATTTGGAACAGTATTTGGCTGAATCAGTAGTGAACTTTACAGGAGGCCAAGAGCCCACTCAGTCCCCTCCTGCTGAGGAGGAGCGGCGGTACAAGTGCAGTCAGTGTGGCAAGACCTACAAGCATGCTGGGAGCCTCACCAACCATCGCCAGAGCCACACCCTGGGTGTCTACCCTTGTGCCATCTGCTTCAAGGAGTTCTCTAACCTCATGGCTCTGAAGAACCACTCACGACTCCATGCTCAGTATCGGCCTTACCACTGTCCCCACTGCCCTCGTGCTTTCCGGCTCCCCCGGGAGTTGCTAGAACACCAGCAGTCCCATGAGGGTGAAAAGCAGGAGCCActgtgggaagagaaaaggatTCCCACCACCAATGGGCACATAGAAGAGAGCAGCCCGGACCAGCTCCGTAGTATGCAGATACTCAATGGCACTGGAGAACTCAGCACTTCTGGGGAGCTGGAGGATGGTGGCCTGGAAGAATACCGGCCTTTCCGCTGTGGGGACTGTGGGCGTACTTACCGCCATGCTGGGAGTCTCATCAACCATCGAAAGAGCCACCAGACAGGTGTCTATCCCTGTTCAATCTGTTCTAAGCAGCTGTTCAATGCGGCTGCCCTCAAAAACCACGTGCGGGCTCACCACAGACCCCGGCAAGGAGTTGGGGAAGATGCTCAGCCATCAGTGTCGCCAGCTTCCTTGCTGCTGGCTGACACTGCcgacaaagagaaagagatccCCACCACCATGCTGGACCATCGGCCCTATAAGTGCAATGAGTGTGGTCGGGCTTACCGCCACCGAGGGAGCCTGGTGAACCATCGCCACAGCCATCGGACAGGAGAGTACCAGTGCTCGCTCTGTCCCCGAAAGTACCCCAACCTTATGGCCCTGCGCAACCATGTGCGGGTACATTGTAAGGCTGCTCGCCGAAGTGCAGACCCAGGAACTGAGGGCCCTCCCAGCCACCTCAAGGTGGAACTCCCACCTGACCCAGTGGGAGCAGAGGCAGCCCCACACACAGATCAGGAGCATGTGtgcaaaaatgaagaagagaccACTGATATCCCCCCAATAGCAGATAGGAGAGCACCACAGATATGTAGCATCTGTGGGATGCTATTTGAAGATGCTGAGAGCCTTGAACATCATGGCCTGACTCATGGGGAAGGGGAAAATAGCAGGACAGATACCAAGGTGTCGCCTTCTCGGGCATTTGCCTGCCGAGACTGTGGAAAGAGCTATCGCCACTCTGGTAGCCTTATCAACCACAGGCAGACCCACCAGACAGGGGACTTCAGTTGTGGAGCCTGTGCCAAGCACTTCCACACCATGGCTGCCATGAAGAACCATTTGCGACGCCATAGTCGGCGGCGGAGCAAGCGGCATTGGAAGCGGGCTGGCAGTGCTGGTGCGGGGGGACAAGGCAAACTCCCATCAGGGAAGaactgggcccaggagttggaagacCATAACAGTCTGGATTCTCCCCAAGACCCTTCAGGGGCAAGTCCTTGTGGGGCCAAAGGGGAAAGTGGTAGGGACTGTTTGCAGGCTGAATCCAAAGGGTTCAAGAGTGGGTTTGAGAGGGATGAGTCCTGTTTCCAGGGTGATAAGAACACAGGCACTGAGGAAGGACTGGAAAGGAAGGAGGCCTGTTTCCTTGACAACTTGGATATTCCAGTAGATGAAGAAAGCAACGGGACTCGCTTCTGCGATGGCCTCACTGGGGTGGACAAAGACCAGAAACCACTCACTGGCCAGCCCCATTCATCTTTTCACTCTGCTGAAGTTGTTGCCGGTTGGCAGGCTGAGGATGCTCACACGTGTTCTGACTGTGGGCATTCCTTCCCCCATGCTACTGGCCTCCTGAGTCACAGGCCCTGTCACCCACCAGGCATCTATCAGTGCTCCCTCTGCCCAAAGGAGTTTGACTCTCTGCCTGCCCTACGCAGCCACTTCCAGAACCATGGGCCTGGGGAGGCAGCCTCAGCACAGCCTTTCCTCTGCTGCCTCTGTGGCATGATCTTCCCTGGGCGGGCGGGCTATAGGCTTCACCGGCGCCAGGCTCACAACTGCTCTGGCATGACTGAGGGctcagaggaggagggggaagaggaaggagccaCAGAGGCTGCCTCTACTGAGAGTCCACCACTGCAGCTCTCGGAAGCAGAGCTCCTCAATCAGCTGCAGCGGGAGGTGGAGGCGCTGGATGGAGCAGGTTATGGACACATCTGTGGCTGCTGTGGCCAGACCTACGATGACCTAGGGAGCCTGGAGCGTCACCACCAGAGTCAAAATTCTGGGACTAACACAGACAAGGCTCCCAGCCCCTTGGAAGCATCAGGTGATGCCACAAAAATGGTTGCAGATGGTGTCTTAGAGGGCACAGTGACCTCTGTCTCTGGAGAGGATGGAGACACAAAGTCTGAAGAGGGAGTAGGTGCCACAGTGGTCGACAGCCTCTGCGTGCAGGGTGATGAAAGTTTGCTAGAGGCTCAGCCCCGCCCTTTCCGCTGCAACCAGTGTGGCAAGACTTACCGCCATGGGGGCAGTCTGGTGAACCATCGTAAGATCCACCAGACTGGAGAATTCATCTGCCCCGTCTGCTCCCGCTGCTACCCCAACCTGGCTGCCTATCGTAATCATCTGCGGAACCATCCTCGCTGCAAAGGCTCAGAGCCCCAGGTGGGGCCCATTGCAGAGGCAGGAGGCATCAGCGAGCCCCAGAACATGGCAGAGGAGGGGCCAGGGCTGGCAGAAGTAGATAAGCTGCAGGAAGAACTTAAAGTGGAgcccctggaggaggtggcaagAGTGAAAGAAGAGGCATGGGAGGAGACCACTGTGAAGGGGGAGGAGACAGAACCGAGGCTGGAAACCGCAGAGAAGGGCTGCCAGACCGAGGCCAGTGCTGAGCGGCCCTTCAGCTGTGAAGTGTGTGGCCGGTCCTACAAGCATGCCGGCAGCCTCATCAACCACCGGCAGAGCCACCAGACTGGCCACTTCGGCTGTCAGGCCTGCTCCAAGGGCTTCTCAAACCTCATGTCCCTCAAGAACCACCGGCGCATCCATGCAGATCCCCGCCGTTTCCGCTGCAGTGAGTGTGGGAAGGCCTTCCGCCTTCGGAAACAGCTGGCCAGCCACCAGCGGGTGCACGTTGAGCGGCGTGGGGGTACCCGAAAGCTGACTCGGGAAGATCGTCCCTTCCGGTGTGGGCAATGTGGACGGACCTACCGCCACGCTGGCAGCCTCCTGAACCACCGGCGCAGCCATGAGACAGGCCAGTACAGCTGCCCCACCTGCCCCAAGACCTACTCCAACCGCATGGCTCTGAAAGACCATCAAAGGCTACACTCAGAGAGTCGGCGGCGGCGGGCTGGACGGTCCCGGAGGTCAACTGTGCGCTGTGCCCTCTGTGGCCGCGGCTTCCCTAGCCGGGGGTCTTTGGAGCGGCATCTGCGAGAGCATGAGGAGAAGACAGAACGGGAGCTGGCCAGTGGTCTGGGAGGCCCAAATGGCACAGAGGGCAGTGAGGGGAACCTGGCCAATGACCATGTTCTAGGGGGCCGATTAGGTGGAGTTGAGTCAGTACTCCAGCTGGAGGACAGAGCTGTGAGGCCAGGGGAGCACAATCAGAGCCCCATCAGGGCAGCAGATTCAGAAGCCACAGAGCCACTGTCCTGGGGCATGGGGAAGGCAGATGGGTGGCAAGGAGACAAGGGACTGGTGAATCATGAAGGAGGTTGGGTTTCTCAGGGTCAGGTACTGACCAAGCCAGATGAATCAGAGGACAGTGTCCCCAGGAGTCCTTGCCACCTTGGTGACAGCCAGTCCAATGGACCTAGTCTCAGTCACATGGATAGCTGGGACAATGGAGACAACAGTTCTCAGCTTCAGCCAGAGAGCCACCCCTCTTCCTGCAGCCAGTGTGGCAAAACCTATCGCCAATCAGGTAGCCCCTTGAATCACCAAAATACCCACAAGACCGACCGACACTATTGCCTGCTCTGCTCCAAGGAGTTCTTGAATCCTGTGGCCACTAAGAGCCACAGCCACAACCACATAGATGCCCAGACCTTTGCTTGCCCTGACTGTGGCAAGGCCTTTCAGTCCCATCATGAACTGGCTAGCCACCTGCAGGCTCATGCTGGGGGCCACAGTCAGGTACCAGCTCAGACAGAGGAGGCCAGAGGTCCCAAAGCTGGAACTGTGGAGGACAAGGTGAGTCTCACTGGTCAAGGGAAAGCCCAGGAGGCCCCATCAGAAGCCCCCAGACCCTCAGGAGAGAATGCTGAGAGAGCTAGCGGAGAGCAAGGAGCAAAGTCCATGGTGGCTGAAGACAAGGAGCGGCCCTTCCGCTGTGCCCAGTGTGGGCGTTCCTACCGCCATGCTGGCAGCCTGCTGAACCACCAAAAGGCCCATACCACGGGACTGTATCCTTGCTCCCTGTGCCCCAAACTTCTACCCAACCTGCTCTCTCTTAAGAACCATGGCAGGACCCACACGGACCCCAAGCGCCACCGCTGCAGTATCTGTGGCAAGGCCTTCCGGACAGCTGCCCGGCTGGAGGGCCATGGGCGGGTCCATGCACCCCGGGAGGGGCCTTTCACCTGCCCCCATTGTCCCCGCCACTTCCGCCGCCGAATCAGCTTCCtgcagcaccagcagcagcaccagGAAGAATGGACAGTGGCCAGCTCTG GAACAGGATCTGTCTTGGTCCGCATGACAGATGGGAGAGagtgctga